One Paraburkholderia caffeinilytica DNA segment encodes these proteins:
- a CDS encoding c-type cytochrome produces MDRPALILRVMLMGLLMGLLMGLLMGAATVPAQAVAQDAPRTFAISPDYRFTETSGEALYNATCAGCHMPDGKGAQGAGHYPALADNPAVEAAPYVIVNVLHGRKGMPSFGDAMNDDQVAAVVNYTRTHFGNRFAGSVTPSEVRSLR; encoded by the coding sequence ATGGATAGGCCGGCGTTGATCCTGCGCGTGATGCTGATGGGCTTGCTGATGGGCTTGCTGATGGGCTTGTTGATGGGAGCCGCGACGGTGCCGGCTCAGGCCGTGGCACAGGACGCACCGCGTACCTTCGCGATTTCTCCGGACTACCGCTTCACCGAAACGAGCGGCGAAGCGCTTTACAACGCTACTTGCGCGGGATGCCATATGCCGGACGGAAAAGGCGCGCAGGGCGCGGGCCACTACCCGGCGCTCGCCGACAACCCGGCAGTCGAAGCGGCACCCTACGTCATCGTCAACGTACTGCACGGCCGGAAGGGGATGCCATCGTTTGGCGACGCGATGAATGACGATCAGGTCGCTGCTGTCGTCAACTACACGAGAACCCATTTCGGCAATCGATTTGCCGGAAGTGTCACGCCGAGCGAGGTGAGAAGTCTGCGCTGA
- a CDS encoding flavin monoamine oxidase family protein encodes MSRRHLLTLIGKNLGAAAMMQGMGTLGFAANSTYAGPVKLDGAPKGTRILVLGAGMAGLVAALELKNAGYHVQVLEYNNRAGGRAWTVRGGDRYTELGGATQYCDFADGLYLNPGPWRIPYHHRGVLDYAKRLKVPLEPFIQVNYNAYLHSTEAFDGQPQRFRAVQTDYQGYIAELLSKAIHKDALDDALSAEDAHLLLESLRQWGALDQDGRYQASRRSSERRGFEIAHGGGLMPEAVPSNLLPRDPLLASRLWQWLSSGNELDFQSAIFQPVGGMDRIAHALYSQVASAVVFNARVTAIMQDEQGVTVRYTETTTRTERNAHADWLVCTIPLSILSQIDMAVGPAMRAAIDAVPYETSVKIGLQFGRRFWEEDEQIYGGITHTDLPISTIGYPATGYGSTGPAVLLGAYMWGPASYEMGALPPAERIAVALSQGSQIHPQYAREYQNGFAMSWSRSPFTNGCFAAWTDELRKAHYENLCQIDGRIVLAGEHASHIPAWQEGAVLSSLDAITRLHRRIVNG; translated from the coding sequence ATGAGCCGCCGGCACCTGCTGACGCTGATCGGCAAGAACCTCGGCGCGGCCGCCATGATGCAAGGCATGGGCACGCTTGGGTTCGCCGCCAACTCGACCTACGCCGGACCAGTCAAACTCGATGGCGCGCCCAAAGGAACGCGAATTCTCGTGCTCGGCGCGGGCATGGCCGGCCTTGTCGCGGCCCTTGAGTTGAAGAACGCGGGCTACCACGTGCAGGTGCTCGAGTACAACAACCGCGCGGGTGGTCGAGCCTGGACTGTCCGGGGCGGCGATCGTTACACGGAACTCGGCGGCGCCACCCAGTACTGCGATTTCGCTGACGGGCTTTATCTGAATCCAGGGCCGTGGCGCATTCCATATCACCACCGGGGCGTACTCGACTACGCGAAACGTCTGAAGGTGCCGCTCGAACCGTTCATCCAGGTCAACTACAACGCGTACCTGCATTCGACGGAGGCTTTCGATGGCCAGCCGCAACGATTCCGGGCGGTGCAGACCGACTATCAAGGCTATATCGCCGAGCTGCTTTCCAAAGCAATCCACAAGGACGCGCTCGACGATGCGTTGTCCGCCGAAGACGCGCATCTGCTACTCGAATCCCTGCGCCAATGGGGGGCGCTCGATCAGGACGGCCGCTATCAGGCGAGCCGAAGAAGCAGCGAACGCCGCGGATTCGAGATCGCGCATGGCGGTGGGCTGATGCCCGAGGCCGTGCCGTCGAATCTGCTCCCGCGCGACCCCTTGCTTGCATCGCGTTTGTGGCAATGGCTCTCGTCTGGAAACGAGCTGGACTTTCAGAGCGCCATTTTCCAGCCCGTCGGCGGCATGGACAGAATTGCCCATGCGCTTTATTCGCAGGTCGCGAGCGCCGTCGTGTTCAACGCCAGAGTCACGGCCATCATGCAGGACGAGCAAGGCGTCACCGTGCGCTATACCGAGACGACTACCCGGACCGAACGGAACGCGCACGCCGATTGGCTGGTATGCACCATTCCGCTCTCGATTCTGAGTCAGATCGACATGGCGGTCGGCCCGGCCATGCGCGCCGCAATCGACGCGGTGCCCTACGAGACCTCGGTGAAAATCGGCTTGCAGTTCGGCCGGCGATTCTGGGAAGAAGACGAGCAGATCTACGGCGGCATCACGCATACCGACCTGCCGATCTCGACGATCGGCTATCCGGCGACAGGTTACGGATCGACCGGTCCTGCGGTGCTGCTCGGCGCCTACATGTGGGGACCCGCCAGCTATGAGATGGGCGCACTGCCCCCTGCGGAACGGATCGCGGTGGCGTTGAGCCAGGGCAGCCAGATTCATCCGCAATATGCACGCGAGTACCAGAACGGCTTCGCGATGAGCTGGAGCCGATCGCCGTTCACGAATGGCTGCTTCGCCGCCTGGACGGACGAGTTGAGAAAAGCGCATTACGAGAATCTCTGTCAGATCGACGGACGGATCGTCCTTGCCGGAGAGCACGCTTCCCATATCCCGGCATGGCAGGAAGGCGCCGTGCTGTCGTCACTGGATGCGATTACCCGGTTGCATCGGAGAATCGTCAATGGATAG
- a CDS encoding WD40/YVTN/BNR-like repeat-containing protein has protein sequence MSDRLLVATRKGLFVLHADDAGGWTLGEPYFVGEPVSMVLPDPRDGSLYAALNLGHFGVKLHRRRAGMTDWEECAVPVYPPQPADETRNSDGANVSANTDTGTDNANAAAPTPPSPPWTLQQIWSLETGGLDEPGVLWAGTIPGGLFRSDDGGDTWVLNRALWDHPERSEWFGGGYDAPGIHSVMVDPRDSRHVTIGVSCGGVWQTGDGGATWRLTAEGMEADYMPPERRGDGNVQDPHRVVQCAANPDVLWMQHHCAIFRSTDGAAHWQRIEAQPSSFGFAVAVHPREPDTAWFVPAVKDQYRIPVAGQFVVTRTRDGGRTFERLSNGLPPAPAYDLVYRHGLAVDDSGTRLAMASTTGALWTSDDGGESWHLISAHLPPAYCVRFG, from the coding sequence ATGAGCGATCGATTGCTTGTCGCAACCCGCAAGGGGCTGTTCGTTCTGCACGCCGATGACGCGGGTGGCTGGACGCTCGGTGAGCCGTATTTCGTCGGCGAGCCGGTAAGTATGGTGCTGCCCGATCCACGCGACGGCTCACTGTATGCCGCGCTCAATCTCGGCCACTTCGGCGTGAAGCTGCATCGCAGGCGCGCGGGCATGACGGATTGGGAAGAGTGCGCGGTCCCCGTCTACCCGCCGCAGCCTGCCGACGAAACGCGTAATAGTGACGGCGCGAACGTGAGTGCAAACACCGACACCGGCACGGACAACGCGAACGCCGCCGCGCCCACCCCGCCGTCCCCTCCCTGGACGCTTCAGCAAATCTGGTCGCTCGAAACCGGCGGCCTGGACGAGCCGGGCGTCTTGTGGGCCGGCACGATTCCCGGCGGGCTCTTCCGGTCCGACGATGGTGGCGACACGTGGGTGCTCAACCGTGCGCTGTGGGATCACCCGGAGCGCAGCGAATGGTTCGGGGGCGGCTACGACGCGCCGGGCATCCATTCCGTAATGGTCGATCCGCGCGACAGCCGGCACGTGACGATCGGCGTGTCATGCGGCGGCGTCTGGCAAACCGGCGACGGCGGCGCGACCTGGCGCCTGACTGCCGAAGGCATGGAGGCCGACTACATGCCGCCGGAGCGGCGCGGCGACGGCAACGTGCAAGACCCGCACCGCGTCGTGCAATGCGCGGCAAATCCAGATGTGCTGTGGATGCAGCATCACTGCGCGATCTTCCGCTCGACCGACGGCGCGGCGCACTGGCAGCGGATCGAAGCGCAGCCATCGAGCTTCGGCTTTGCGGTTGCCGTGCATCCGCGCGAGCCCGACACCGCGTGGTTCGTGCCCGCAGTGAAAGACCAGTATCGGATCCCGGTGGCAGGCCAGTTCGTCGTCACGCGCACACGTGACGGCGGCCGCACGTTCGAGCGCCTGTCGAACGGGTTGCCGCCTGCACCGGCGTACGACCTCGTGTATCGGCACGGGCTCGCTGTTGATGATTCCGGCACGCGCCTCGCGATGGCGTCGACCACTGGCGCGCTATGGACGTCCGACGACGGCGGCGAAAGCTGGCATTTGATTTCAGCACATTTGCCGCCTGCTTATTGTGTCCGGTTTGGATGA
- a CDS encoding MoaD/ThiS family protein, with protein sequence MAHIFFAASIQRHIATPERDIDARTLGEALEAVFAAQPRLRGYILDDQGSLRRHLAVFVDGRRVRDRQHLSEALGKESRVYVIQALSGG encoded by the coding sequence ATGGCGCACATCTTCTTCGCTGCTTCGATTCAGCGGCATATTGCAACGCCCGAACGCGACATCGACGCGCGCACGCTCGGAGAAGCGCTCGAAGCCGTCTTCGCCGCGCAACCCCGGCTGCGCGGCTACATCCTTGACGATCAGGGCTCACTGCGGCGGCATCTCGCCGTGTTTGTCGACGGCCGGCGGGTGCGCGACCGACAACATCTGTCCGAAGCGCTTGGCAAGGAAAGCCGGGTTTACGTCATACAGGCGCTGTCGGGCGGATAA
- a CDS encoding phosphatase PAP2 family protein, which produces MNSFDTAVQIFLTHNAFHSAAINHAIRVIAGQIIFKGLVLIPVLWWMWFKPGPRDEWKRETIIATLASGLLSLACGRLLAYCLPFRQRPLYNPELHLDFPSVGLHDAVVRTWSSFPSDHAMLWMSIATGIFIVSRRAGVFALLYTGIFICLPRVYLGLHYPTDVLAGAAIGVAITYIATRDFVRPRLAGPILRWMNSYPGPAYTLAFLLSFELVTQFDDLFLLFRAGLKAL; this is translated from the coding sequence ATGAACAGTTTCGATACAGCAGTCCAGATCTTTCTGACGCACAACGCTTTCCACTCGGCGGCAATAAATCACGCGATAAGGGTGATAGCGGGCCAGATCATATTCAAAGGCCTCGTCCTGATCCCCGTGTTGTGGTGGATGTGGTTCAAGCCGGGTCCGCGTGATGAATGGAAGCGTGAGACGATCATCGCGACGCTCGCCAGCGGTCTTCTATCCCTTGCGTGCGGCAGGCTTCTTGCCTATTGCTTGCCATTCAGGCAGCGGCCGCTCTACAACCCGGAACTGCACCTGGACTTTCCCTCCGTCGGCCTGCATGACGCGGTTGTGCGCACATGGAGTTCCTTTCCTAGCGATCATGCGATGCTATGGATGTCGATAGCAACGGGCATCTTTATTGTCTCGCGACGCGCCGGCGTGTTCGCGCTGTTGTACACCGGTATCTTCATATGCTTGCCGCGGGTGTACCTTGGTCTGCATTATCCGACTGACGTTCTCGCCGGGGCGGCGATCGGCGTAGCCATCACGTATATCGCGACGCGGGATTTCGTCAGACCACGTCTTGCAGGACCGATCCTGCGATGGATGAACAGTTATCCAGGGCCTGCCTATACGCTGGCGTTTCTCTTGTCTTTTGAACTGGTCACTCAATTCGATGATCTGTTCCTGCTTTTCAGGGCGGGTTTGAAGGCGCTATAA
- a CDS encoding YciI family protein produces the protein MQYLLMIYSEENGWSRMTDSERQQGVAAYHAYTESLKKAEVLVGANRLQHTSTATTVRLVDGKPQVLDGPYSDSKEQLAGYYLIDAPNLDAAIAWASRCPGAAHGLMEVRPVWTAPYEAPSAA, from the coding sequence ATGCAATACCTATTGATGATCTATTCGGAAGAAAACGGCTGGAGCCGGATGACCGACAGCGAGCGGCAGCAAGGGGTTGCCGCATATCACGCGTACACCGAATCGTTGAAAAAGGCGGAGGTGCTGGTGGGCGCCAACCGGCTGCAGCACACGAGCACGGCCACCACGGTGCGGCTCGTCGACGGCAAGCCGCAGGTGCTCGACGGACCGTATTCCGATTCGAAGGAGCAACTCGCCGGCTACTACCTGATCGACGCGCCCAATCTGGACGCGGCAATCGCGTGGGCGTCGCGTTGTCCCGGCGCGGCGCACGGCCTCATGGAAGTGCGCCCGGTCTGGACCGCCCCCTACGAAGCGCCATCTGCTGCATGA
- a CDS encoding RNA polymerase sigma factor, protein MSPSGGDRDADGAAHSIAEAVARRSYGKLVALLAMRTRDVAAAEDALADAFAAALADWPQRGCPANPEAWLMTVARRRALDGVRHRRVGDEVANQLAILADEIDEREAGMLPDRRLALLFACTHPALEAAIRTPLMLQVVLGLEAKTIASAFLMSPAAMSKRLVRAKNKIREAGIPFSVPEREELPGRLAAVREAVYAAYAEGWTDPVGGDTERRDLAGEALFLAQLLVELLPEEPETLGLLALMLYAQARRDARRNAAGDYVPLSAQDPATWNAPMTDAADALLRRASAFNAIGRFQLEAALQSAHIDRCRTHRPNWDEIVQLYDALFAIAASPVVAVNRALAQAERDGPQAALDALKPYADDPRLADYQPYWAARANLLARAGATAEALGAYDLAIGLERDPAVRRFLQRKRSELLSARS, encoded by the coding sequence ATGAGTCCCTCCGGCGGCGACCGTGACGCTGACGGCGCCGCGCATTCGATTGCGGAGGCAGTCGCTCGCCGCAGTTACGGCAAGCTCGTCGCGCTGCTGGCGATGCGCACGCGCGACGTCGCCGCAGCCGAAGACGCGCTGGCCGACGCGTTTGCAGCCGCGCTCGCGGACTGGCCGCAGCGCGGCTGCCCCGCGAATCCCGAAGCGTGGCTGATGACGGTTGCGCGCCGCCGGGCACTCGATGGCGTGCGTCATCGCCGTGTTGGCGACGAAGTGGCGAACCAGCTCGCGATCCTCGCCGACGAGATCGACGAGCGCGAGGCGGGCATGTTGCCCGACCGGCGGCTTGCGCTCCTGTTCGCATGTACGCACCCGGCGCTCGAGGCCGCGATTCGCACGCCGCTGATGCTGCAGGTGGTGCTGGGGCTCGAAGCGAAGACGATCGCGTCCGCGTTCCTGATGTCGCCCGCCGCGATGAGCAAGCGTCTCGTGCGGGCGAAGAACAAGATCCGCGAAGCGGGCATTCCGTTCAGCGTACCGGAGCGCGAGGAGTTGCCCGGCCGGCTCGCTGCGGTGCGGGAAGCGGTCTATGCGGCGTATGCGGAAGGGTGGACCGATCCGGTCGGCGGCGACACCGAGCGGCGCGATCTTGCCGGCGAGGCGCTGTTTCTTGCCCAACTGCTCGTCGAACTGTTGCCCGAGGAGCCGGAGACGCTCGGTCTGCTCGCGCTGATGCTGTATGCGCAGGCGCGGCGCGATGCGCGACGCAATGCGGCCGGCGACTACGTGCCGCTGTCGGCTCAGGACCCGGCAACATGGAACGCGCCGATGACCGACGCCGCCGACGCACTGCTGCGGCGCGCAAGCGCATTCAACGCAATCGGACGCTTTCAGCTCGAGGCCGCGCTGCAGTCGGCGCACATCGACCGCTGCCGGACGCATCGCCCGAACTGGGATGAGATCGTGCAGCTCTACGATGCGCTGTTCGCGATTGCAGCGTCGCCGGTGGTCGCGGTGAACCGCGCGCTCGCGCAGGCGGAACGGGACGGCCCGCAGGCGGCGCTCGACGCGCTCAAGCCGTATGCGGACGATCCACGATTGGCCGACTACCAGCCGTATTGGGCCGCGCGTGCCAATCTGCTCGCGCGTGCCGGCGCGACGGCCGAAGCGCTTGGCGCGTACGATCTCGCGATCGGACTCGAGCGCGACCCGGCCGTGCGCCGGTTCTTGCAGCGCAAGCGCAGCGAGCTGTTATCGGCGAGAAGTTAG
- a CDS encoding LysR family transcriptional regulator: MNWDDARVFLAVQREKTLRGAARTLNLDQATVGRRIAALEHALRATLFLRTSEGYALTAAGEAALRSAEKMEHSAHELVIRTQGTDTRLAGDVRVTSTDSIAIDFLLPAIERLHAAHPEVRILLDTSTRMLNLAKREADIAVRSVRPENPDLVARRLARWPMALFASNAYLEQHGKPAAGSAFAGHDLVVYQGNWTGNRSPTLAGEPIHAGRIVSTFNSSLMLRTAVKAGIGIGELPIHLAELDGLVQIWPEPARGAVYEIWLVTHQDLRHTARIAAMIDGIVAAFEDHSTHTK, translated from the coding sequence ATGAACTGGGATGACGCAAGAGTATTTCTCGCGGTGCAGCGCGAAAAAACGCTCCGTGGAGCGGCCAGGACGCTCAATCTCGATCAGGCGACGGTCGGCAGACGGATTGCGGCACTGGAGCACGCCCTTCGTGCAACGCTCTTTCTGCGCACCTCCGAGGGTTACGCGTTGACCGCCGCGGGCGAAGCCGCGCTGAGATCGGCGGAGAAAATGGAGCACTCCGCGCACGAACTCGTGATACGAACTCAAGGCACGGATACACGGCTCGCGGGGGACGTAAGAGTGACCAGCACCGACTCGATCGCGATCGATTTCCTGCTTCCCGCCATCGAGCGCCTGCATGCTGCGCATCCCGAAGTGCGCATCCTGCTGGACACGTCGACGCGCATGCTGAATCTGGCAAAGCGTGAAGCGGATATCGCGGTGCGGTCAGTCAGGCCGGAAAATCCCGATCTCGTCGCGCGGCGCCTGGCGCGCTGGCCCATGGCGCTATTTGCATCGAATGCCTATCTCGAGCAGCACGGCAAGCCCGCCGCCGGCTCGGCATTCGCGGGCCACGACCTTGTCGTCTATCAGGGAAACTGGACCGGTAATCGATCACCGACTCTGGCTGGCGAACCGATACACGCGGGGCGCATCGTATCGACCTTCAATTCCAGTCTCATGCTGCGTACCGCGGTAAAGGCCGGCATCGGTATCGGTGAGCTGCCGATACATCTGGCCGAACTCGACGGCCTCGTGCAGATATGGCCGGAACCCGCGCGTGGGGCGGTCTACGAAATCTGGCTCGTCACGCATCAAGATCTTCGGCATACCGCGCGCATCGCAGCAATGATCGACGGCATCGTCGCCGCGTTCGAAGATCACTCGACTCACACAAAATAG
- a CDS encoding NAD(P)H-quinone oxidoreductase: protein MSASTYRVPSSMTAIEIKQPGGPEVLMPTTRPVPVPDAGQVLIRIHAAAVNGPDVFQRKGLYDPPPGASDIPGLEVAGQVVAVGADVSQFRIGELVCALIPGGGYAEYAVAHACNTMRIPKGLTLVEAGAMPETFMTVWLNLFQRGKLVAGESVLIHGGASGIGTTATMLAKAFGAAKIITTVGSQAHREASLALGADLAINYREEDFVAETKRFTDGRGADVILDIIAGDYIARNYDAAAMDGRILQVGVIKGPAKDLDVLPMLTKRLTHMGSTLRSRTSADKATIIDELERQVWPHIESGKVKPVVYRTFALADARDAHELIDSGTHFGKIVLTTGADLIG, encoded by the coding sequence ATGTCTGCTTCGACTTATCGCGTGCCGTCGTCCATGACGGCCATTGAGATCAAACAGCCCGGCGGTCCTGAGGTCCTGATGCCGACTACGCGTCCGGTGCCGGTGCCGGACGCCGGTCAGGTTCTGATCCGCATTCATGCGGCCGCCGTGAACGGCCCGGACGTTTTCCAGCGCAAAGGGCTGTATGATCCGCCCCCCGGCGCTTCGGACATTCCAGGGCTGGAAGTGGCGGGTCAAGTGGTTGCCGTCGGCGCCGACGTGTCCCAATTCCGGATCGGCGAACTGGTGTGTGCATTGATTCCCGGCGGTGGCTACGCAGAATATGCCGTCGCACACGCCTGCAACACGATGCGTATCCCCAAAGGCCTGACGTTGGTGGAAGCGGGGGCCATGCCCGAAACGTTTATGACGGTATGGCTGAATCTGTTCCAGCGTGGCAAGCTGGTCGCCGGTGAATCGGTGTTGATCCATGGCGGCGCGTCAGGTATCGGTACCACGGCGACCATGCTGGCAAAGGCATTCGGCGCCGCGAAAATCATCACGACAGTTGGTTCGCAGGCGCATCGGGAGGCCAGCCTGGCGCTGGGCGCAGACCTCGCGATAAATTACCGCGAGGAAGATTTCGTCGCCGAAACCAAGCGGTTTACCGATGGAAGAGGCGCCGACGTGATCCTCGACATCATTGCCGGCGACTACATCGCCAGAAACTATGACGCCGCAGCCATGGACGGGCGGATCCTCCAGGTGGGCGTGATCAAGGGGCCGGCGAAAGATCTCGACGTCTTGCCGATGTTGACGAAACGCCTGACGCACATGGGCTCGACATTGCGATCGCGCACATCCGCGGACAAGGCGACCATCATCGATGAACTCGAGCGGCAGGTCTGGCCGCATATCGAGAGCGGCAAGGTCAAACCGGTCGTCTACAGAACCTTTGCGCTTGCCGACGCCCGTGATGCTCACGAGTTGATCGATTCCGGCACCCACTTTGGGAAGATTGTTCTGACGACCGGTGCCGATCTCATTGGTTGA
- a CDS encoding SDR family NAD(P)-dependent oxidoreductase, with translation MTKQSNTALITGASSGIGRELATIHAKKRGDLVLVARSRDKLDALKRELEAQYGIAATVIAEDLSKPGAAQRIFEQTQAHGITIDVLINNAGFGGHGLFHEQNLAGIQAMMQVNMATLTELTHLYLNGMVQRKRGRILNVSSTASFMPGPLQAVYYATKAYVTSFTQAIAEEVAVYNVTATALCPGAVATGFVEAGNLEGVDIWKQAKSAESVAQCGYDAMERGELIAFNEGKLKFLLNWVVPLLPRRTTLKMSRQAMEKA, from the coding sequence ATGACCAAGCAATCCAACACCGCCCTGATCACCGGCGCATCCAGCGGCATCGGCCGGGAATTGGCAACGATCCATGCAAAGAAGAGAGGCGACCTCGTGCTGGTAGCGCGCTCACGCGACAAGCTCGACGCGCTGAAGCGGGAACTCGAGGCTCAGTACGGCATCGCCGCGACCGTCATCGCGGAGGATCTGTCGAAGCCGGGCGCCGCGCAACGGATCTTCGAGCAGACACAAGCGCATGGCATCACGATCGACGTGTTGATCAACAACGCCGGCTTTGGTGGACATGGGCTGTTTCACGAGCAAAACCTGGCGGGCATTCAGGCGATGATGCAGGTCAACATGGCGACGCTGACCGAGCTGACGCACCTCTATCTCAATGGCATGGTGCAGCGTAAGCGCGGTCGCATCCTGAACGTGTCGTCGACTGCGTCGTTCATGCCCGGCCCGCTGCAAGCGGTTTACTACGCTACCAAGGCCTACGTGACGTCATTCACTCAGGCCATTGCTGAAGAGGTGGCCGTCTATAACGTCACGGCAACCGCGCTGTGCCCTGGGGCCGTGGCCACCGGATTTGTAGAGGCCGGCAACCTCGAGGGCGTGGATATCTGGAAGCAGGCGAAGTCGGCGGAGTCGGTGGCACAATGCGGCTACGACGCCATGGAGCGTGGCGAACTCATCGCATTCAATGAGGGCAAGCTGAAATTCCTGCTGAACTGGGTCGTGCCACTGCTGCCGCGCAGGACCACGCTCAAGATGTCGCGCCAGGCAATGGAAAAGGCCTGA
- a CDS encoding AraC family transcriptional regulator, giving the protein MKRANRFVIGSNWRLMLSDMQIDPSAVLAHAGLPADLFLRGDIALSPPDYFRLWRGIELAAGDRQVALLLAEHFKAEAFDAPIFASLCSPNFNVAARRLSHYKPLIGPMLLDVDQSLKSTRLTLSLYGAEDRFPHSLSLTELVFFCQLIRVGTRKRIVPQATCVPELPRDIAPYEAYFGCPLRQADSTEIRFSAADASTPFLTSNAAMWDFFESKLNQKLADMDARASTAERVRAVLLEALPSGEASIETVAERLAMSKRTLQRKLTAEAESFQSVLTSTRTELADHYLKRSALSLAEISFLLGFQEPNSFIRAYQGWKGMSPGFFRMEVH; this is encoded by the coding sequence ATGAAACGAGCTAACCGCTTCGTGATCGGCAGCAACTGGAGGTTGATGCTGAGCGACATGCAGATCGATCCTTCCGCGGTGCTGGCCCACGCGGGCTTGCCCGCTGATCTGTTCCTTCGTGGCGACATCGCGCTGTCACCGCCTGACTACTTTCGGCTATGGCGTGGCATTGAGCTGGCCGCTGGCGATCGGCAAGTAGCGTTGTTGCTTGCCGAACACTTCAAGGCCGAAGCCTTTGACGCTCCCATCTTCGCCAGCCTGTGCAGCCCGAATTTCAACGTCGCCGCCAGACGCCTGAGTCACTACAAGCCTTTGATTGGCCCGATGCTGCTGGACGTCGATCAGAGCCTGAAATCGACGCGCCTGACCTTGAGCCTTTATGGCGCCGAGGACCGATTCCCTCATTCGCTCAGTCTTACCGAACTGGTGTTCTTCTGCCAGCTGATCCGGGTCGGCACGCGCAAGCGCATCGTGCCGCAGGCGACTTGTGTACCCGAACTACCGCGAGACATCGCGCCTTATGAAGCGTACTTCGGGTGCCCGTTGCGCCAGGCCGACAGCACTGAGATTCGTTTCTCAGCGGCCGATGCGTCCACGCCATTCCTGACCTCGAATGCCGCCATGTGGGACTTCTTCGAAAGCAAGCTGAACCAGAAGCTAGCCGATATGGACGCTCGCGCTAGCACCGCGGAGCGGGTTCGTGCGGTGCTTCTTGAGGCGCTCCCCAGCGGTGAGGCGAGTATCGAAACGGTCGCTGAACGATTGGCAATGAGCAAGCGCACGTTGCAGCGCAAGCTGACTGCCGAGGCCGAAAGCTTTCAGAGCGTCCTGACGTCGACGCGGACCGAACTGGCCGACCATTACCTGAAACGGTCGGCGTTGTCGTTGGCGGAGATTTCTTTTCTGCTGGGATTTCAGGAACCCAACTCGTTCATCCGCGCGTACCAAGGATGGAAAGGGATGTCGCCAGGTTTCTTTCGAATGGAGGTCCATTGA
- a CDS encoding TlpA disulfide reductase family protein yields the protein MRSDVMRAPLAHTDSAPSTSTARRAWLRAVLALSLAASGLGRSSATRAATLAVGQPAPSLVLHTLDGRNISTADLLGNVIILTFWATWCEPCRDELPLLSAYAARNADRGLQVLGFSLDGADDLSAVREIAASLSFPVGLLGSAWAGDYGRMWRIPVSFTIGRTGLLADNGWDDKSPVWTSERLQRVVTPLLRQ from the coding sequence ATGCGTTCTGACGTAATGCGGGCGCCACTGGCGCATACAGACTCCGCCCCCTCGACTTCGACCGCGCGGCGGGCGTGGTTGCGTGCAGTGCTTGCATTGTCTCTAGCGGCGAGCGGGTTGGGCCGATCGTCGGCGACCCGCGCCGCCACGCTGGCCGTTGGTCAACCTGCACCGTCGCTCGTCCTTCATACGCTGGATGGGCGAAACATCAGCACCGCCGATCTGCTTGGCAACGTGATCATTCTGACGTTCTGGGCCACCTGGTGTGAACCATGCCGTGACGAACTGCCTCTGTTGTCCGCCTATGCCGCGCGCAATGCGGATCGGGGTCTGCAAGTGCTCGGGTTCAGTCTGGATGGAGCCGACGACCTGTCTGCGGTTCGCGAGATTGCCGCGAGCCTGAGCTTTCCAGTGGGTCTGCTGGGCAGCGCCTGGGCAGGCGACTATGGGCGCATGTGGCGCATTCCAGTGAGCTTCACGATCGGACGTACGGGTCTCCTGGCGGACAACGGGTGGGACGATAAATCTCCCGTTTGGACGTCCGAGCGCCTGCAACGTGTTGTCACGCCGCTTTTGAGGCAATAG